The Clavelina lepadiformis chromosome 1, kaClaLepa1.1, whole genome shotgun sequence genome segment AGTACTTTTCTTCTCTgacgtttttttttgttttaaaaaacatatttacatATTAACACTTACAGCACATCGCCTAGGTTGGCATAAACAAGAGTTGTTATTATCAGAATTCATTTCACGCTGTGCTCATAAACCACTTATAAATTCAACGCAGTGTGGGCAGGAAAATGGTACGTCTGCACCCTGTGAAACCAACACAAAGTTTGGCGTTAGGCTTCACAAGCgtaaagttttattataaacCATCTTCACAATAAGTGAATCAGTCAACACAATAGTGaatcaataaataaatgaGAATCACACAGGTGTGGATAGTGAATGAAgtgtaaaaatgttaaaattatcaaaaccaataaatataGCCTAAAATAGAATAGcttaatataggcctacagtacaAATTAAACCAgccatttaaaaatattcgtTTATGTTATGATAGTGGATAATtgttatgataaaataaacagTGCACACTTACTATATAGTACATAACTGCGGCTTCAATGAAAACAGTGGGGATAGaaacaatcaatcattttgcaGGAGCTCACACCATAAAGCGATATTCCACAAATTGGGTGATAGACAGCAGTATTAAAATAACGGGTCCAAACACGTGTGCAGAAAAAGTGTTTTGGGCAATACGGGTTGAACAAAGAGAGTGCTCACCAAAAGGTTAAAGGGATTACATGTAGCAgaatgtatttttttcaacGGGGCATTACCATACAGTGTCATCAAATGGCAGTGAGAACAACAACGTAATAAACATGATAATTTAACAGGATGTAATGGAGACGGTCTGCAGTGCAACTGGTCAAGTGTacttgactttattgtaaactATGGTCCAGCAATGGtggataattataatttaaattagGAGTAGAACAAGAATTTGTTTAGATTGGGAGGTATGCTACCTAGCAGATGGCGAAGCTTCTTTCAGtagctttattttttcaagCTAAATTCTGTGCAGGGACTTGTAGGCTACCAATCttgttttgttaagtttttatcatttttggtTAATAAGGACATGGTAATGAAGGTCATGATAGAGGTACAATTAGTTTATTAAAGCCAGAGTTATATAAACTATAAATTGAGAAAAGAAGGCGTGTTTGATGATAGTTATACTAAAATATTCTTTAAGTATTTGGTAACAACAGACCCCAAACATCGAATAAAACTACTTAAAATTGCCGTAAATAAACAATTCTGTGAGGTGCGTTTCCAGTTTCCCAGTCGCACCATGAGTGGTAAACCGATTTTCTAGAATCGCGACGTCCTGCGCGATTTAAGTCTTAAATCAATTCTTTTCTCAGTTCAAAGTAAATAGATCCAACAAACGAAACAGACATTTTTACttactattttttaaaaagactTTCATATTGTTTAATCGTAGCTTGTACTACGTAAAAATCTATAACCTCTGACTTAATGATGCTATTTACACTACCGCTACGTTGCTAAATCATAATGGTGAGCGGAAATAAAATCTCAATAGACCATTGCAGCCGTCATTAATCACGGTGAGGAGGTTTCTATATCAAATGAGCTTAAATGCgtaaatttaataaactgAGGTTGACAACTGCAGTAAAGTCTGCGCTTTTCAAACCAGGGTTAAGGGAAAAAACGTCTGTTGAAGTTAAGTGACTAATGTTGCAAGTACAGTTGGAACCATAGGATAATTCTCAGTGCCTGCAGTAGTTTGTTGATGTGAAGTCGTCAACTCCATAACGTTACGGCTAGTTTGATGccttaatttttaaattgaacaCTACTTGCATATAAGCGCAAATCTATAGGTCTGTGTGTATTGAAAACGACCCGTAAAAGGTAGagtgttattttttgtcaaattttatttgcaatttttttctatgGTGGCTTTTAAAGCGTGTGTCGTCTCAAAGCGCTTTCCACATTGGATTTGAAGATTACTTACCCAGCAACTAATACAAGAATTTCCCTACGTCGTACTGTAGGTGCTGTTGTACTTAGGCTTAGAAGTTGCGGCTTGTCTATCATTACGTCACAAGCAGAGACACAAAACAAATGACATAAGGAGTTAGTGTCAAACCAACCTTTAAATAACGTAAGCTTGCATGCtgtgttaaaaataattactgACTGTGATGAAAGAAAGAGCGAGAATGACAGCAGATAAAAAAGATGCAGGGACGCTGTTTATGTCGTAGCATAATGGATAAACACAGTAATAAAAGCCTTATTATAACGGTAACCTAtagtatagactatagactatatagcaggggtggggaaacttgttcaatgaaagagtcacttgcggaaaactacaaacagtagcgagccgcaaaatcagtaatgttaatacaaatacggtaaacaATGCATGGATAATGAACAATAATGTATATCactattcagctagaagagccacaaaaaacatgtcggtgggccgcagtttgcccacctttGCTAAATGGTAAAGCACTGCAGTCGACAATTTTTTGCATCATGTTAGGCAAAGGGGActtttttctactttttatCGCAATGTTCAGTGCTCGTAACAAGAACACCGTTGGTAATCCTGAATCCAAATTTGTGCGTACTTGTCCGCGAGTTGAGCTTTTAAACGGTTGCGTACGTATGAGCTGGAGATTACTCTAATAGTTAACTCACTACCCAATCTGTAAACCGTGTCGAGTCGAGGCATAACAGCCACAAACGCATTTCTTGATATGGTGGCTGTAAATTCGATTACTATACTTTGGAAAAGCTGCTGGCGATCGACCTTCGTTTGCGTTCCAATAAAAATAAGTCAGGTTAGTTCTTGGTCAGGTTCACGGTGGGTCGTGACTCGTGAGGTTGCGTGTCCGTGAGCTTGTGTCAGGCTGAACCTGAAAGTAGTAATTACAGTAGACGAGGCAAGTATTTGGAAGGGGCGTGATGTAGCGTTTACAATGACCAACAGCGCCGTAAAGAAACAACCGGCGCGTTGCACTGAAAGACCTAACGTGCCCGAACTGTGGATGGTTTTgtgaaaagctgaaaaatagAAGTAAATAAAAAGACAGAACAATAGATAAGGATGAAAGAGAAAAGCGATAAAAACGTTcgttttagtttgtttaacTAAGTAAATACATGCAAGGAAGTATTACCTCATTTATACAATTGTGCTCTCTGTTGTAATTCTTTTTCATGGTTAAGACTAGTTGAATGAATAACAATTCATTTTGTGTTGTCATCAATCGTGCCTCAGAGAATAGAGAAAAGTCTGCCCGAAGCAGGAGAGAGCCAAATTGaagtaaaatattcaaaattgttaaactGTTAAACAGCCAGATagctttaaaagtttttctatCCATACACTACAAGCGTTGAAAGCAATTTTTCCTGAAAGTCAGTCTTTAAAcagaaatgtaaataaataaataatttttgtaaataaattattatctatCATATTACTtcaatgtttaaaatgtagccgTCTGAttcagggcttctcaaactatggGTCGAGAAACAAATTCGCAAACGGAGtcgcaaaatgtaattttgaaaTCGCGAAACAAGTTCAATTTTAtcaattgaattctttgttaatttttgattCACTTTACTGTTTCCATTGCGTGGTTCTTTTATTACTGCGCAGTTACTTTCGTGAAATGTCTGCGTTTGTATGATTTCGCCatagacaaaaataccacttgacATTCGTGATGGgtgatttattgttttaatatcattAACGCGTATGGGCTACGGCCACTCATCTCACGGGTTCATTTAGAATATCTTTTCTAAAATTGGGTTGCAgaacaaaaagtttgagaagtcCTGGTCTAATTCATGTAGTTTTACACATGACTGATTTGTAACACTAGGCAATTGCAGCGACTGAGCATTATAATCAGCTAGCGATAAAATACTTCAACTAATGGCTGACTGAGCGGCAAAAActtgaagttttaaaatgttctACACTGTATTTGTGCTGCATTTTGCAGCCATAGCTGTACAAGGTAAGCAAATTCATGCATTCTTATCATTGtcgcttttattttttaaattgaagtttTGTGGGTAaagtattgtgacgtaataatttatTGCAGGTAAGGAGTTTCCTCCATATAACGGCTGGTTCAACAACAGAGGGAACCCTGATTCAGGAACTCCAGGTTAATTGCGTTTATGGAAAATTTTGGCGATGGCAATTCTAAGTGTACGAACTACGAAGTATACTGTTGTAGTCAAAGTCTGTTGATTCAGACGAATCATAATTCAACAAATCGGAAAGTTAATTTACTGTATCTGACATGTTACGATTTTGGTGTTTTTCAGTTTAGTCCATGTAAATCCAAGCGGCAAACATATTGTACTTGGCGGTTAAATAAATGTTAATATTGTTTGCATAGTGAAAAAGATACCCTAACGTGTATAcccaaatatatatatatatatatatatatatatatatatatgtacgTAAGGTTATATGAGGCAGAAAATGAAAGAAAGTCCGTGACTTCATagaaaacttattttatttctttgcaaatataataaaactataaaaacaaCTCTAAAAGGACATGTCTCATGCTTTAGTTTGACGATGATATGGTTAAATGTACATGGACCGTATACTATTAGTCCAGTTAAAGATTTATCGACAAACAATACGCGACTGATGAGGAGGGGTTTTCGAAGATTCgcaaacaaaatactttgctCCGTCGTAATCTCTATTAAAGTTTAATGTTGTCAAACATAAACGTCATAATATCTATGACATATCTATTAAAACCCAAGTGAGTGACGTTGCAAGTTGGTTTCTGCCGCCATGCTCATACATGTTATTTCTGGAGTTTCGTTATATATCAGTTTCCGTATATATCTACGTCACATGTCAATTGACGTCTAGTTCATTAAAAGTATTTATACTGATTGCGACATTTTGCTAGTAATAGATGTATTATAACGTACTATTTTTATGTAGCCTATGTTTGTTAATGTTCGTGTAACTTATAAATAGATCCGTCGTGAGTTTTGTAGTTCATGGAGCTAAAAATTTGCTATTTGTGAAAGACGCGCTTTTAGCACGTCACAAGGTCATTAAGTGGCACTCGAACACGACGGTAATATAGTTTCAAAGAAAATATGgaagttttaatttaatctTTTATAATTTTGGTGTCTTCGTGTCAAGATGTCATGTTTGTGGTAAAAACACTTGATATTACCGCGATATCTCCGTTTTTAAGACGGGTTGTGTACCGTTCCCACAACATTTGTCACAAAATTGCACCTGCGTTTAAGTGTGggctttatttttaaagattaACCATGCGTAAACGCAGCGGCGACCAGAACGATCTTTTTCCAGCAAATGGGTCAAAATGCTGTAATTTTATCTTCAATATAGGCTTATAGTACATTATTCTGGTGGCAAGCAACCATGAAATTTATCTTTGGATACTTAACGCTGACTGACGTACATTGCTTGCTCTGAAGGGTGTCCCATTTAAACATAAGCCGTACATGTACTCTTGGAGCTGGTAGCCGCGtaatttagtttaaaaaattttgtttctatatACACCAACGTGATATTGACGGCTTTGTCAACGATTGTTATTATGCTGACATTGCAAAATAGGAGACCAAAATGTAAAGCAAGCTCTGCatgttttaaatgcatttattaCTTCACGCAGCTTCTTTTTTCCTGCTCCCAGATTCGATTCTCTCCCGGCGACTTTCTCCTCATTATCAGGACGGAGTCTACTTCCCAAGCGGATGGAATCGACCGAATCCGCGAACGATAAGCTTAAATTTAACATCCGGGACTCCAGGGTTACAATCGAGTGACGGAAAAACAGcgctgttttatttttttggttgGTTTTGTAAACAGCGAGCAAAAATcagatttaaatttgtttatttttaattttccaatCAATCTACGAAGATCTATAGTCATATAGACATAACTTCTAGTTTTTAGGAAACTTTTACTTAAACATTGATCAAATATATGATAATTTCAATCATTCTTGTAAAGGTCAACACGTCATGCAGGAAATCGTTGATTCCACAAGGCCGGGTTGCCCGCctgaattttttaatattagaATTCCAGCTGGAGATTCGAGTTTTGACCCTGGAAACACTGGTACAGTTGCAATGCCCTATCAGAGGTCGAGGTATCAAACTAGCAATTCCGGCTATTCCCCTAATCATCCACGTGATCAGCTGAACGAAGTGACGTCGTTTCTTGACGGTAGCGCCATCTACGGGCACGCTAGAGCGTGGGTGGACAAGCTAAGACTTTTTGCCAGAAATTGTACCAACCGCCCAGACACAAATATATTTGCCAGCCAGGTAATTAGGTGTAAAATGCGACGTAGAAGTTCACGTTTTTATTATGAGTTTGTTGATGATTGTAAATTTGACGTTCTTACGTTTACGTTTTTACGCAGTACGGCACTGCCGATTGCAGAGGAGAACTAAGATCTGTGAACGACTTAGGCGAATTTCCCGAATTGAACATCCAGGGTCTTCCTTTAAATAACCCTGTTCCACCGACAACAAGAAACGTTCAAGACGCTAAAAGACTTCATCGTACGTACAATAATGATATTCAATTTGTTGCAAACATTCTTTCCTTATCACGTCCTTAATTGCTTGCTAAATTTCTAACCTACAACCAGTCCTCTAAGCCcgttataaaaaataatactcTCTGCTTATGACAAAGGGGTGTGACATAAATCTATTTCATGAGTCATCATTAGGTCAAAACATATAAGGCGGTGTATATTAGATAAGTTCTTGGTATTTGTAGAGACCGGCGGTAGAAATATCAACGAAAATCCTTTCCTGCTCGCCATTGACGTAATATGGTTTCGTCATCACAACTGGTTGGCGCGCAATATTGGTAAACTCCATTCCGACTGGTCAGAAGAGAAAGTTTTCCAGGAAGCGAGAATTCAAAATGTCGCAACCTACCAGGTTTGGTGTAATATGATGTTATAGTTGTATTAGTATGCAGTATAAAAAGAATCTAATCGATTTGGAAGAAAAAACGGGTGTATTTCCAAGCTAATTAAGCaatgatattttatttcaagtaTAACGATTTTCCATTCACAGAAAATCGTCTTCTACGATTGGTTGCCATATCTTCTTGGAAGCTGCCCAACAATGTCTTCTGAAATGTGCCAAAACCTGACTGCTTATACAGGTACCTAGGCTTCCCTTGCCTCTTAGCTTTGCTGTAGATGAGATTTAGGGTGAACTGTTGTTCctttaagaaatttttgtaaacagAATACAGTAACGGAGTATCTGTGGGAATTTCAAATGTATTCGAAGCAGCTGCTaaacattatgacgtcacgatggcACCACCTGGTGTATTCAGAAGGAGCAAATACAATAAGTACAACTTTTTGTTGGCTTTTTTATGCACAAATACAAGAATTACTGTAGGAAAGGAAATTTGATATTAATAAAGCGAACGAGATATTTAGATCTCACGATTTTGCTTATTTTAGTGGTGGTTGCGTGTTCCGGAATACATCGTCAGACCCGCTTAGAGTTTGCAATACTTACTGGAATGGAAATGTGAGTATCACGTTACGTATACGTTTAAATGGTATAGGTCTCAGTGACGAAAGagttatataacttataacacAACATTGGGGGAAAGTGGGACAAAACGGAACGTgcgttttaaaaaataacgaCGAATTGCAGCGTCACCACGGTTTTGCAGGTGCAACACTTTTCCGACAAGGGAACTTGGGATGCAAAATGCAATCTTCTAAATTTCCAAGGCTGGAGTCATAGCAAAGAATCTACTTTTGGCTCGTTTCATAGAAATGTTATTCAGTGAATTAAGGGGTTCTATACTGCTATGAAATAGTGAGGACATTAACTTCATTTACTAACTTCACTGGGGTAAAATGACATTAACATTGACATTGACATTAAAATTAACTTCATTGGGGTAAAATGAACCTATTAGGTCGGCATAAAATTTGAAAGTGAAGTTTTGCATAGAATCTTCTTCTACGAATTCTGttattttaaaggttttaACTCTGTTACAGTTCTATCCATTGCCagatttattgttttaattcgCGTTGAAATCCGAGAGAAAACCTCTTTTTCCCTTAACGGGTCCGTATTGTCCCCACTTTCCCCTAAGATTTGCTAAAACAgttggaaaagtttttaagcaagtccaaaatataaacattatTTATGTAAGTAACGTAATTTCTTTTTAGGAAATGTTCCAAGAAAGCAACATTGCCGAGGTAATAATGGGAATGGCCAGTCAAATTCTAGAAAAGGAAGAtcacattgtgacgtcagacCTACTCAATTTCTATCATGGTCCGCTGGAATTTTCAAGAAGAGATCTGGTCGCTTTGATAATTCAGGTGTGGCTTGTTGTAATACGCGCGTGCAAACTATTGCTCTAAAATTAGCAAGCAATGCTCATGTTCTTTATTCAAACGCAACCACGCCGAACGTTAACTACAGACCAGTGACGCCACAATGGCAGTTTGGGCGCTGAGAACCACAGGGAAGTGCAAATTAAGAAGATAAAATTATATAATGCAAGACTTTTCTGCTAACATCTCTGCATATAGACATAGATTTATTCTCTTTCGTACAAAATACCATTACAAGACCGTACTCAAAATAACAACATCGAATCAATCAGCCTTGGCAACAAAACTTGACGTAATAAGGCCATGGATGTTTTGCATCGAGCGTTTTGTAGCCACTAGTTTCAACGGCGATTTTGATGCATTTGTCCAGCAAGGAAGAGATCACGGTCTTCCTGATTACAACACAGCCAGAGAAGAGTTGGGTCTAACCAGGAGATCGACATTTGAAGAAATCAATCCGACCTTGTTCGCTTCATATCCCAGCGTAAGTACTATGTAGTCATTATATCGCTTGCCAAATCATTGCGCGGAAATCCAAGTTCATCTCTGACCAGCGATATGACATATGACATACAATAAACGTCTTTATGGTGAACTGGGGTTGTAATTTCACAAACAAGCTGCTGAGTTGGATGGAGACAATCTACGGAGGAGATCTCGGTTCTTTGGACCTCTTCGTCGGAGGTATGCTGGAGACGGGAGACGATAAGCCTGGAGAACTCTTCCGGCTGATCATACAGGATCAATTCGTGAGGTTGAGGAACGGGGATCGTTTCTGGTTCGAGAACACTCGTAATAGGTGAGGATTGACGTCACTCTTTAATGACATCGTTTTATGACGATGAAGCTGTGACGTTTTTATGACGCATATTTCAGTTTGTTTAACGAAACCGAAGTAGCGGCAATACACCAAGTCACATTTCGAGACGTCATATTACGAACCAATCCGAGTCTCAACGAAAGTGTAGACATCCAGGACAACCCATTTTTCTGGAACTCAATGAGTGAGTGACTGAAGGTGTTGGATATTTTTAAACTACGTCACACTGATCACGTAATCATATCCTTGCAGACGACACGAGGCTGTTGTGTCCGCAACCGTTTCAGATAGACGGTCCGAATCACACCTGGACAACGACGTGCACTACGCTGGAAACTTACGACTATTTCTCGGGGAGCGAAGCTTCTTACGCCATTGTGTTCGCCGCCattgcattgtttgttttgtgtgaGTTGTTCATGAAATTTTCTCGCTTGGATATATCGTTATGGTGTAATGAACATATTTAAATAGAATGATAGAAATGCGATTGCAGTCACGTTACCAATAGGTTATGCAAAAGAGATAACCAACTAACttctttaaaattatattgtaaataatcgttttttaccgttttttttagtttgatAAAGATTTTGCTTTGTAGTGTCGCTCTTGTTGATGTACCTGCTTGGAAAGCGTCAGGAGAAGAGAGTTTTGAGCCTTAAAAAACGGGTTATCTCCAAACACAAGGTCAGCTTGCGTAACAGTGGAATTGAAGCAACGTTTGCCATCGAAATACTGGGAGAGAACAAAACACAAGAAGTCCAGGTAATGGACTTTTGCTCATTCTTCTTACCTATACCTACTTGACCTTCTCACCTCGCTTGCGATTGGCTTTCCGATTCATTGATTCAAGCGGTTCAAATTTCCACGCTGTCATGATGCTATACTTAAATTCCGTAATCAACCTAAAAAGGACTCAGTGGCTAAATTAATTGTGAAAGGTTGCAAACGTTTTTTCAGGTTATTCTTGGGCCCTCCAAACAAATCGTGGTGAAAAATGCAACCGGGAATCGCAAGTTACAAACATTTATGTTGGATGACAACATTGAAATTTATACAACTACTACCGGCACCTCCATGTTTGTTAGAACGAAGAAGGCAACATACGACATGGTTTGTAGCACTTTATGCTAAACAAGAAATATACTTGGAGAAAAGTTTagtttttgcagaaaaaatacTCGTTTCTACTTTAACtgtgcaaaataaataaaattaaatgctGAAAAAAGGCGAAGACTTTTCTGCGGCATTTTCTTTTCATTCTCGTCCAAATTCTTTTTCaactaaataataaagatTTTTACTACTTCCAATTTCACGACAGGTTCTCTCATTTACCGACCTCGACTCTTTGTATGAATTCGTCGCCAAGTTGAAGTcctttgttacgtcacacgGCGTGGACGCAAAAGAAGAGGATCTGGGATCGTATCGCGTTCTCCTCCAAGAAGCGAACACCAAGCAGAAGAGAGATGAGCTTTTAAAAATCTTCTTCAAGGCTGCCCTGGCTCAGGTCAGTTCCACAAAAGAAACTTTTAATTCTGCAGAACTTTCTTAATCACGCCAAATGCCGCATTTTGTTAAGCTCTTTCAATGTTTTTGACGTTTTTGGCGTGTTTTGGAACTCCGCTTTGCTCTTCGAGTGCACCAAGCTCATTTCTTACGTGAGCAATTTTACCATTGATTAGGTAAAAACGAACAaggaataaacaaagaatatttttagataaaaacaaCGCATATACCTTGATGTAAGCAAATATTATTAACATCATCAGGCGGTAAAGATGAGCAAAGATCGCTCAGTAGGATGGACCTGGAGCAAGGAAGCTGCCAAGTTGATCAACGTTGGGATCAGCAAGGAGGAGTTTGCTCAGTACTTGAAATTGAAGCCGAACAGCTCTTTCGTGGAACAGATGTTCTCTGTGGCTGATGTTGATGACGATGGAGAAGTATCATTCAGGGAGTTTCTCAACAtcgttgttttatttacaaaaggTTTGAAAAATCAACTGCTTTTGCTATAACTGTTTAAGTGGGACTGCTATAGCGTTGTGATTACAACATGGGGTTGGTTGTGGGTTTTCAGAACTTCTGCGAAGATTGtttagttgtttgtttgtttgtttgttttgtgtaaTCAGCAAGAACTCTTTTGTAAGTTAATTTGTGGAAACTATTTAAGGATCAGCGAAAGACAAAGCTCGCCTCATGTTCGACATGTACGACTTGGACAAGAGCGGCGAGTTATCAAGGGAAGAGTTCCAAGTGATGCTCAAGTAAGCTTAGATGATAATTACAAACATTGTGCTTCCTTACCCCATTGATTTAGATCTTAGCAGTATAGTCGGATAGTTATTAAAACTAGTTTAAATGATTACACTGCATACAATCTTTACAAAACCTTTCAACGCCTCTTCCTTCAAGGTCCATGGTCGAGATGGTGGACGCTTCTGTTGAACCGGAACAAATTGATGAGTTGGTTAAAcaaatgatgacgtcatacggCTTGGGATCTAAGCAGAGTTTGACTTTGGAAGATTTTCAGaagatgatgtcacaatattCGAGCGACTTAAGCGAAGCTTCCCTCAATATCCCCGGTAACTTTGTTATGAatagttaataataataataataataataattagtaGTTAataatattgacattattaCTCGATAAGCTTTTGCTTGCGGATCCACGATTTATTAAACAACGTATCGCCTGATCTCTAAaagatttttgcaattttctgaTTTGACTTCTTGTTAGGCAACACCGCTCCCAGGGCCAATCTTTCCATTTCTATAACTGGTCCGATAGCCAATCCCAACCAGGAAAGTGCGGAGAAGCCGAAGCCTAAGTATCAAAAAACTACAGGGACGACCAAGATCAGAAAAGCTCGCATGACGTTGAAGCGTCTTGAAAGGTATGTCTTATGAAAATGTACGCTTGTTTGTATAGTTTAACATTGGATGGGAAAGtgtaaaatattgaattttCATGGCAGATTTTTCAGGTCTTGGCATATTGTCCTACATTGTTGATACTGTTTTATGGAAATTATTTTGCATAAACTTTATCATTTTGATATGAAACAGGGAAAGCAGCGAAGTTCCAATACAAAGACGTCACACCAAACACGTTAAATCAGTCCAAGTCGTTCAAGAGGAATATACTGAAAGTAAACTTAAAAGACGTTGGATCGCCTTTATCAAGTGGAACCAGAATAACAGTCAGCAGATATTTTGGGCAACTTTGTACATTCTCCTCACAGCCGGAGTCTTTCTCCAGGCTTTTTGTAAGTTGTGAGTTGAACTGAAAACTAAGATTGACTCAAACATTTTGCAGAGCAAAATTCTATTGattcattgttttcaaaatattgaaaacttaAACCCAGAAATCTCTGAAAAACTCTGGAAAAAGCTGTTGTCGGTGATATGGGAGCAATAAATACAACGGTGTTTGTAACACCTGATGTCGCGAGTATATATGCGACCGTATACCACAACCAGCATGGTTTACAACGTTGCAGCGAATAACTACAATAGTTTATGAAACTCTACAGTTGCCGTGGCTTCAAACCAAGCGTCAGGCTTGTCACGGATCGGAAGTTGGGTGATGGCCCTTGCGCGTGCCTCCGCTGCGGGACTGATGTTCAACTTCTCTACGCTCCTCCTCACAATGAGCAGGAACACGATCACGCTCCTCAGGGAAACTTTCCTGCATCTTTACATTCCCTTCGACTCCGCCATACCAATGCACAAACTTGTGGCCTGGATGGCGCTTTTCTTCACGGGTAAATTAACAGTTTACTTATTTCAGATACTGATGTTACCATTCAAATATGAATGTGTTGTGGGCGAAATTCAACACGAAAATTAGGCgataaatataaacaacaGCAAAGAACAAATGTGAACAAGCTTCTACAACACATTGTTTTCGCTAGGAGTTCATGTGATAGCTCACGGGATCAATTTTTATTCCATTTCCACTCAATCCCCGGCTGATCTATTGTGTCTTTTTCGAGATTACTGGTATCCTAGCAACTATCTACCCAGTTTCGTCTTCTGGGCTTTTCAGACCATCACTGGAATCACAGGAATTATCCTCACACTTATAGTTATTGTGATGTAAGCACATAGCCTACGGTAGATGCCATAATTTAACTTTAGTTTAAG includes the following:
- the LOC143463201 gene encoding dual oxidase 2-like; protein product: MFYTVFVLHFAAIAVQGKEFPPYNGWFNNRGNPDSGTPDSILSRRLSPHYQDGVYFPSGWNRPNPRTISLNLTSGTPGLQSSDGKTALFYFFGQHVMQEIVDSTRPGCPPEFFNIRIPAGDSSFDPGNTGTVAMPYQRSRYQTSNSGYSPNHPRDQLNEVTSFLDGSAIYGHARAWVDKLRLFARNCTNRPDTNIFASQYGTADCRGELRSVNDLGEFPELNIQGLPLNNPVPPTTRNVQDAKRLHQTGGRNINENPFLLAIDVIWFRHHNWLARNIGKLHSDWSEEKVFQEARIQNVATYQKIVFYDWLPYLLGSCPTMSSEMCQNLTAYTEYSNGVSVGISNVFEAAAKHYDVTMAPPGVFRRSKYNNGGCVFRNTSSDPLRVCNTYWNGNEMFQESNIAEVIMGMASQILEKEDHIVTSDLLNFYHGPLEFSRRDLVALIIQQGRDHGLPDYNTAREELGLTRRSTFEEINPTLFASYPSLLSWMETIYGGDLGSLDLFVGGMLETGDDKPGELFRLIIQDQFVRLRNGDRFWFENTRNSLFNETEVAAIHQVTFRDVILRTNPSLNESVDIQDNPFFWNSMNDTRLLCPQPFQIDGPNHTWTTTCTTLETYDYFSGSEASYAIVFAAIALFVLLSLLLMYLLGKRQEKRVLSLKKRVISKHKVSLRNSGIEATFAIEILGENKTQEVQVILGPSKQIVVKNATGNRKLQTFMLDDNIEIYTTTTGTSMFVRTKKATYDMVLSFTDLDSLYEFVAKLKSFVTSHGVDAKEEDLGSYRVLLQEANTKQKRDELLKIFFKAALAQAVKMSKDRSVGWTWSKEAAKLINVGISKEEFAQYLKLKPNSSFVEQMFSVADVDDDGEVSFREFLNIVVLFTKGSAKDKARLMFDMYDLDKSGELSREEFQVMLKSMVEMVDASVEPEQIDELVKQMMTSYGLGSKQSLTLEDFQKMMSQYSSDLSEASLNIPGNTAPRANLSISITGPIANPNQESAEKPKPKYQKTTGTTKIRKARMTLKRLERESSEVPIQRRHTKHVKSVQVVQEEYTESKLKRRWIAFIKWNQNNSQQIFWATLYILLTAGVFLQAFFAVASNQASGLSRIGSWVMALARASAAGLMFNFSTLLLTMSRNTITLLRETFLHLYIPFDSAIPMHKLVAWMALFFTGVHVIAHGINFYSISTQSPADLLCLFRDYWYPSNYLPSFVFWAFQTITGITGIILTLIVIVMYIFASDFARRKIFHWFQLTHKFGFVALYFFSVLHGSGTLISSPRFYLYFLPFGMIYTLDTLYSISRKRIEIAVVKAELLPSDVTHLEFKRPSNFDYKAGQWVRIACLAQSPSEYHPFTLSSAPHEETLKLHIRAVGPWTMNLRSIYNRETLGDSPYPKLFLDGPFGEGHQDWYKYDVSVLVGGGIGVTPFASILKDLVNTTQSGKAVTCKAVYFIWVTRDQKQYEWLTDIIAEVESKDKKMILNTHIFITQFPQKFDLRTTMLYICEQHFQKFAGKSLFTGLRATTHFGRPDFKHFLISLADEHTAVKKFGVFSCGPSPMTNSVDKACSTLNKFQGPSYSHHFENF